Proteins found in one Lysinibacillus fusiformis genomic segment:
- the wecB gene encoding non-hydrolyzing UDP-N-acetylglucosamine 2-epimerase has product MTKKWKVMTIFGTRPEAIKMAPLVLELQKYPEQIESIVTVTAQHRQMLDQVLETFKITPNYDLNIMKDRQTLIDVTTNALQGLDKVMKEAQPDIVLVHGDTATTFIASLAAFYNQIAIGHVEAGLRTWNKYSPYPEEMNRQLTGVMADLHFAPTEVSKKNLLDENKNSETIFVTGNTAIDALATTVSEHYTHPVLDKMGEDRMILLTAHRRENLGEPMRHMFKAITRILAEHEDVQVVYPVHMNPAVREIANEILGDNERVHLIEPLEVFDFHNFAANSYMILTDSGGVQEEAPSLGKPVLVLRDTTERPEGIAAGTLKLAGTEEETIYALAKELLTDKNAYEAMAKASNPYGDGHASKRIVEALLGFLQKTN; this is encoded by the coding sequence TTGACAAAGAAATGGAAAGTAATGACGATTTTTGGTACAAGACCAGAAGCAATTAAAATGGCTCCTCTTGTTTTGGAGTTGCAAAAGTATCCTGAGCAAATAGAATCCATTGTAACTGTAACAGCACAGCATCGCCAAATGCTCGATCAAGTACTAGAGACATTTAAAATTACACCAAACTATGACTTAAATATTATGAAGGATCGCCAAACATTAATCGATGTAACGACAAACGCATTACAAGGTTTAGATAAAGTAATGAAAGAAGCACAGCCAGATATCGTGTTGGTACATGGTGATACAGCGACGACTTTCATTGCTAGCTTGGCGGCGTTCTATAACCAAATTGCTATAGGGCATGTAGAAGCGGGACTTCGAACATGGAACAAATATTCACCATATCCAGAGGAAATGAACCGTCAACTAACAGGTGTGATGGCTGATTTACATTTTGCGCCAACAGAAGTATCTAAAAAGAATCTTTTAGATGAGAATAAAAATTCTGAGACGATTTTTGTTACAGGTAATACTGCAATAGATGCATTAGCAACAACGGTCAGTGAACACTACACACATCCTGTATTAGATAAAATGGGTGAAGATCGCATGATTTTATTAACGGCACATCGTCGCGAAAATCTTGGTGAACCAATGCGCCATATGTTTAAAGCGATCACCAGAATACTAGCAGAACATGAGGATGTTCAAGTTGTCTATCCAGTGCATATGAATCCAGCTGTGAGAGAAATTGCAAATGAAATTTTAGGGGATAATGAACGAGTGCATTTAATTGAGCCTCTTGAAGTATTTGATTTCCATAACTTTGCGGCAAATTCATATATGATTTTAACGGACTCAGGTGGTGTACAAGAAGAGGCTCCTTCATTAGGGAAGCCAGTGCTTGTTCTTAGAGATACGACAGAACGTCCAGAAGGGATTGCAGCTGGAACATTAAAGCTGGCAGGAACGGAAGAGGAAACGATTTACGCTTTAGCAAAGGAATTACTAACAGATAAAAACGCCTATGAAGCAATGGCTAAAGCATCAAATCCATATGGCGATGGGCATGCATCTAAGCGTATTGTGGAGGCATTGCTAGGATTTTTACAAAAAACTAATTAA
- a CDS encoding ATP synthase subunit I: protein MLDLHHIFAVQKRALFFLLALCALGWGFTPYQTVFAGIAVGAFFGTYNFWILVRRMEKFDRSISEGKKIGSLGTALRFGSGVAAVAIAISLPNYFHLISTVIGLMIPYVFLFVERIVSHVRNR, encoded by the coding sequence ATGCTAGATTTGCATCACATTTTTGCTGTGCAGAAGAGGGCGTTATTTTTTTTGCTTGCACTCTGCGCATTAGGCTGGGGATTTACCCCCTATCAAACTGTTTTTGCGGGCATCGCAGTCGGTGCATTCTTTGGTACGTATAATTTTTGGATCTTAGTTCGTCGTATGGAGAAGTTTGACAGATCCATTAGTGAAGGGAAGAAAATAGGCTCACTTGGTACAGCGCTTCGCTTTGGATCAGGTGTTGCGGCAGTCGCAATAGCCATTTCGTTGCCAAACTATTTTCACTTAATTAGCACGGTTATAGGGCTAATGATTCCGTACGTTTTTCTCTTTGTCGAGAGAATTGTGTCACATGTAAGGAACCGCTAA
- the upp gene encoding uracil phosphoribosyltransferase produces MSKVYVFDHPLIQHKLTYIRDKNTGTKEFRELVDEVATLMAFEITRDMPVEEIEIETPVTIAKTKVLSGKKLAIVPILRAGIGMVDGVLKLIPAAKVGHIGLYRDPETLKPVEYYAKLPADVEERDFIIVDPMLATGGSAVEAINSLKKRGAKNIKFMCLIAAPEGVKAIQEEHSDVDIYIAALDEKLNDHGYIVPGLGDAGDRLFGTK; encoded by the coding sequence TTGAGCAAAGTCTATGTATTTGATCATCCACTAATCCAACACAAATTAACTTATATTCGCGACAAGAACACAGGAACAAAAGAATTTCGTGAGCTAGTAGACGAAGTGGCAACACTTATGGCATTTGAAATTACACGCGATATGCCGGTAGAAGAAATTGAAATTGAAACACCTGTAACAATTGCAAAAACAAAAGTACTTTCTGGTAAAAAACTTGCGATTGTACCGATTCTACGTGCGGGTATCGGCATGGTAGATGGCGTATTAAAGCTTATCCCTGCTGCAAAAGTTGGTCATATTGGTCTTTATCGTGATCCAGAAACATTAAAACCAGTTGAATATTACGCAAAACTTCCTGCAGATGTTGAAGAACGCGATTTCATCATTGTAGATCCAATGCTTGCAACGGGTGGTTCTGCAGTGGAAGCAATCAATTCACTGAAAAAACGTGGAGCTAAAAACATCAAATTCATGTGCTTAATCGCTGCACCAGAGGGTGTAAAAGCTATTCAAGAAGAACATTCGGATGTAGATATTTACATTGCTGCACTTGATGAAAAATTAAACGATCATGGCTATATTGTACCAGGTTTAGGTGATGCGGGAGACCGCTTATTCGGTACAAAATAA
- the glyA gene encoding serine hydroxymethyltransferase has product MAYEKLAVQDKAVLDGILAEKTRQQANIELIASENFVSEAVMEAQGSVLTNKYAEGYPGKRYYGGCEHVDVVEDIARDRVKELFGAEYANVQPHSGAQANMAVYHTILEPGDTVLGMNLSHGGHLTHGSPVNFSGILYNFVEYGVTQDTQVIDYEDVRQKALEHKPKLIVAGASAYPREIDFSKFREIADEVGAYFMVDMAHIAGLVAAGEHQSPVPYADFVTSTTHKTLRGPRGGLILASKEWEQKLNKSVFPGIQGGPLMHVIAAKAVSFGEALQPEFKDYAKQIKANAKALAEVLIAEGVEIVSGGTDNHLLLLNVKSLGLTGKVAEHALDEVGITTNKNTIPYDTESPFVTSGIRIGTPAVTSRGFKEEDMKEVGAIIAAVLKNPEDEAVKADAKDRVKALTDKHPLYA; this is encoded by the coding sequence ATGGCATATGAAAAATTAGCAGTACAAGACAAAGCAGTATTAGATGGAATTCTTGCAGAAAAAACACGTCAGCAAGCAAATATTGAATTGATTGCATCAGAAAACTTTGTATCCGAAGCAGTTATGGAAGCGCAAGGATCAGTACTGACAAATAAATACGCTGAAGGTTATCCTGGTAAACGCTACTATGGTGGCTGTGAACATGTAGACGTAGTAGAAGATATTGCGCGTGATCGTGTGAAAGAACTCTTCGGAGCAGAATATGCAAATGTACAACCACACTCTGGTGCACAAGCAAACATGGCTGTTTACCATACAATTTTAGAACCAGGAGACACAGTGCTTGGTATGAACCTTTCTCATGGTGGTCACTTAACACACGGCTCTCCAGTAAACTTCTCTGGTATCCTATACAATTTTGTTGAGTATGGCGTAACACAAGATACACAAGTGATTGATTATGAAGATGTACGTCAAAAAGCTTTAGAACATAAACCAAAACTTATTGTCGCAGGTGCATCTGCCTATCCACGTGAAATTGACTTCTCTAAATTCCGCGAGATTGCAGACGAAGTAGGTGCTTATTTCATGGTGGATATGGCGCACATCGCTGGTCTTGTTGCTGCTGGCGAACACCAATCACCAGTACCATACGCTGACTTTGTTACATCAACGACACATAAAACATTACGTGGACCACGTGGTGGATTAATCCTTGCTTCAAAGGAATGGGAGCAAAAACTAAATAAATCTGTTTTCCCAGGAATTCAAGGTGGTCCATTAATGCATGTTATCGCTGCTAAAGCTGTATCATTTGGAGAAGCATTACAACCAGAATTTAAAGACTATGCAAAACAAATTAAAGCGAATGCAAAAGCTTTAGCTGAAGTATTAATTGCTGAAGGTGTTGAAATTGTTTCTGGTGGTACAGATAACCACTTATTACTTCTAAATGTTAAATCTCTTGGTTTAACAGGTAAAGTAGCAGAGCATGCACTAGATGAAGTGGGTATTACAACAAATAAAAATACAATTCCTTACGATACTGAATCTCCGTTCGTTACTTCTGGAATTCGTATTGGTACTCCAGCTGTTACTTCTCGTGGGTTTAAAGAAGAAGATATGAAAGAAGTAGGAGCAATTATTGCAGCAGTTCTTAAAAACCCTGAAGATGAAGCAGTTAAAGCAGATGCAAAAGATCGTGTGAAAGCATTAACAGATAAGCATCCACTATACGCATAA
- a CDS encoding low molecular weight protein arginine phosphatase → MKILFVCTGNTCRSPMAEAILKHKQINNVDVRSAGIYAMPNAQMSAHAQQVLNEAQMSHQHLATQLSKAEMDWADLILTMTTAHKDTVISNYPEAEHKVFTLKEYTNEGSLENVGDPYGGNRVIYEATFAELKELVDQLIQKLEKN, encoded by the coding sequence GTGAAAATATTATTTGTTTGTACAGGCAATACTTGTCGCAGTCCGATGGCAGAAGCTATTTTAAAACATAAACAAATAAACAATGTAGACGTGCGCTCAGCAGGTATTTATGCGATGCCTAATGCACAAATGTCAGCACATGCACAACAAGTGCTAAATGAAGCCCAAATGTCTCATCAGCATTTGGCAACGCAATTGTCAAAAGCTGAAATGGACTGGGCAGACTTAATTTTAACGATGACGACTGCTCACAAAGATACCGTCATTTCTAATTATCCAGAAGCTGAACATAAAGTATTTACATTGAAAGAGTATACAAATGAGGGCAGTCTGGAAAATGTAGGGGATCCTTACGGTGGTAATAGAGTAATTTACGAAGCAACATTTGCAGAATTAAAGGAACTGGTTGATCAATTAATACAAAAACTAGAAAAGAATTGA
- the atpB gene encoding F0F1 ATP synthase subunit A, with protein sequence MNHEAPLLEVGFLTFNKSTVMMLLVAAIIVFLIAFISTRSLKLKPTGMQNFMEWIMDFVKNIIKSNMDWKTGGRFHVLAITLIMFIAVSNLLGLPFSIVYDHELWWKSPTADPTVTMTLAAMILVLTQYYGVKMKGTGHYVGTFFKPMSFMFPLKIVEEFANTLTLGLRLYGNIYAGEILLGLLAGLASSGAVGFIGAIVPMMAWQGFSIFIGFIQAFIFTMLTMVYMAHKVSDDH encoded by the coding sequence ATGAATCATGAAGCTCCGTTACTAGAAGTCGGTTTTTTAACATTTAACAAATCGACAGTTATGATGTTACTAGTTGCAGCAATTATCGTATTTTTAATTGCCTTTATTTCAACTAGAAGCCTAAAGTTAAAACCTACTGGTATGCAAAACTTTATGGAATGGATTATGGATTTCGTTAAGAATATTATTAAAAGCAACATGGACTGGAAAACTGGTGGACGATTCCACGTTCTAGCCATTACGCTAATTATGTTTATCGCAGTATCTAACTTATTAGGTCTTCCATTCTCTATCGTCTATGATCATGAGCTATGGTGGAAATCACCAACAGCTGATCCTACAGTTACGATGACGTTGGCAGCGATGATTTTAGTCTTAACGCAATACTATGGTGTTAAAATGAAGGGTACAGGTCATTATGTTGGTACATTCTTCAAACCAATGTCATTCATGTTCCCACTTAAAATAGTAGAAGAATTTGCAAACACATTAACATTAGGTTTACGTCTTTACGGTAACATTTACGCGGGTGAGATTTTACTTGGCTTACTTGCAGGTTTAGCATCATCAGGTGCTGTGGGATTCATCGGGGCAATCGTTCCTATGATGGCATGGCAAGGTTTCTCAATTTTCATCGGCTTTATCCAAGCCTTTATCTTCACAATGTTAACAATGGTTTACATGGCTCATAAAGTGAGCGATGACCATTAA
- a CDS encoding sensor domain-containing protein — protein MVTKSLNTDYDVLLNSIRKLGNNSKESYVIFDATNHHCILECNDSFCMLTNASRSQILNTNYFSWLSMDEKKTTIEMIKEKIHNGIMVQAKLNHNGINKPPFWAEIQALPFCNDANITQFVLVFVKDVTYYHTEDFLMRLENDMYKAIEKEFTFEQKMKIICNGLNEFFMPNIASMVLIKTEVNQLQVFTGDNQTESIPRCCANNDFFNKVMQSETSTFIENLDEVNIPIEHKQYASLAKKPHGWFIPIRNQQRQVIGVFSIFSQKTQSDQTFKNMFRKMGALVALAFSYARTQKKIWDLAYTDITTGLPNRHSFVNTIEREAQQGQSGFIKILKPSEFHQVVELYGREIGDELLRQLAKRLEQDKSENNEYVARFTSSSLIMTTMSLKENLHDYEMRIKETIRQPFIIGGKQIYITLKTGIASYNDDTNINDAIRFADNALSFAIDRPGTHTEIFTTEKNDVLVQKMTVLNHLSEAIKNKEITVHLQPKVDLRNGEIQSIEALARWISPKLGFVSPAVFIPVAESAGKVREIDVLILETVLTWLSDRQRLGKKLVKIAVNISPDHFYYTHFVQDTLKLVRKYNIDPSYIILEVTENIGLVDFQSAYKIIQELKSYGFKTSVDDFGTGFSSLSYLQQLPFAELKIDRSFINAIEDPATLAIVRSIIQLALNLGMISVAEGIETEEQVEILRALGCTVGQGYFYFKPMPIEQLDIILDQ, from the coding sequence ATGGTCACTAAATCGTTAAACACAGATTATGATGTATTATTAAACAGCATTCGCAAATTAGGGAATAATTCTAAAGAAAGCTACGTTATTTTTGATGCAACAAATCATCATTGCATATTAGAGTGTAATGATTCTTTTTGTATGCTTACTAATGCTTCACGCTCTCAAATTCTAAATACTAATTATTTTTCATGGCTATCTATGGACGAAAAAAAGACAACCATTGAAATGATTAAAGAAAAAATACATAACGGCATAATGGTGCAGGCAAAGCTAAATCATAACGGCATCAATAAACCTCCCTTTTGGGCAGAAATACAAGCACTACCATTTTGCAATGATGCAAATATAACGCAATTTGTTTTAGTATTTGTGAAGGATGTTACGTATTATCATACGGAAGACTTCTTAATGCGTCTAGAAAATGATATGTACAAGGCAATTGAGAAGGAGTTTACCTTCGAGCAGAAGATGAAGATTATTTGTAACGGTCTCAATGAATTTTTTATGCCAAATATTGCGAGTATGGTGCTCATAAAAACAGAAGTAAATCAATTACAAGTTTTCACAGGAGATAATCAAACAGAGAGCATACCAAGATGTTGTGCAAACAATGATTTCTTTAACAAGGTTATGCAATCAGAAACGTCTACTTTTATAGAGAATTTAGATGAAGTGAATATTCCTATAGAACATAAGCAATATGCTTCGCTAGCTAAAAAGCCGCATGGATGGTTTATACCTATACGCAATCAACAGCGGCAAGTGATAGGTGTTTTTTCGATATTTAGCCAAAAAACACAAAGTGACCAAACGTTTAAAAATATGTTTCGGAAAATGGGGGCACTTGTTGCATTGGCTTTTTCGTATGCAAGGACGCAGAAAAAAATTTGGGATTTAGCCTATACAGATATTACAACAGGTCTACCTAATCGTCACAGCTTTGTTAATACGATTGAACGAGAAGCTCAACAGGGACAAAGCGGCTTTATTAAAATATTAAAACCAAGTGAATTTCATCAAGTAGTTGAACTGTACGGCCGTGAAATTGGTGATGAACTTTTAAGACAACTTGCCAAACGTCTTGAGCAAGACAAGTCGGAAAATAATGAGTATGTTGCAAGATTTACAAGTTCTAGTTTGATTATGACTACAATGTCACTGAAAGAAAATTTGCATGATTATGAGATGAGAATAAAAGAAACGATTCGCCAGCCCTTTATTATAGGAGGAAAGCAAATCTATATTACATTAAAAACAGGAATTGCTTCATATAATGATGATACAAATATTAATGATGCGATCCGTTTTGCAGATAATGCGCTATCCTTTGCAATCGATAGACCAGGCACACATACCGAAATATTTACAACAGAGAAAAATGATGTGCTTGTACAGAAGATGACGGTTTTAAATCATTTGTCAGAAGCCATCAAAAATAAAGAAATTACAGTCCATTTACAGCCTAAAGTCGATTTACGCAATGGAGAGATTCAAAGTATTGAAGCACTTGCAAGGTGGATTTCTCCGAAACTAGGATTTGTTTCGCCAGCAGTCTTTATTCCTGTGGCAGAGAGTGCTGGCAAGGTTCGAGAAATTGATGTGCTTATTTTAGAGACGGTGCTCACATGGCTTTCGGACCGACAACGCTTGGGAAAGAAATTAGTGAAAATAGCTGTCAATATTTCACCTGATCATTTTTACTACACACACTTTGTTCAGGATACGCTGAAACTTGTGCGGAAGTATAATATTGACCCTAGCTATATTATCTTAGAAGTGACAGAAAATATTGGTTTAGTAGATTTTCAATCTGCCTATAAAATAATTCAAGAGCTAAAGAGCTATGGCTTTAAAACGTCAGTAGATGATTTTGGAACAGGCTTTTCTTCGTTAAGCTATTTGCAACAACTACCGTTTGCTGAATTAAAAATTGATCGTAGCTTTATCAATGCTATTGAAGATCCCGCAACACTAGCTATTGTTCGCTCTATCATTCAGTTAGCATTAAATTTAGGGATGATTTCAGTGGCAGAGGGCATAGAAACGGAGGAACAGGTTGAAATTTTACGTGCGCTAGGCTGTACAGTAGGACAAGGATACTTCTATTTTAAGCCAATGCCAATTGAACAATTAGATATAATACTGGATCAATAA
- a CDS encoding TIGR01440 family protein, with protein sequence MVVKQIRTHLTQLLSEFEEQVTLRPHTIFVVGCSTSEVIGQKIGTAGALEIAEAIFEPLQEFATKHQLHLAFQGCEHINRAITMEASTAEKFGYDPVAVVPVRTAGGSMSAYAYTQFDNPVIVETIQAHAGIDIGQTLIGMHLKAVAVPVRTSVKMVGEAVVTIATTRPKLIGGERAVYK encoded by the coding sequence ATGGTTGTAAAACAAATACGAACACATTTGACTCAGTTACTCAGTGAATTTGAAGAGCAGGTAACGTTACGACCCCATACAATTTTTGTAGTAGGGTGCTCTACATCTGAAGTGATTGGTCAGAAAATTGGCACAGCGGGCGCATTGGAAATAGCAGAAGCCATTTTTGAGCCGTTACAAGAATTTGCAACAAAGCATCAATTGCATTTAGCATTCCAAGGTTGTGAGCATATAAATCGTGCCATTACTATGGAAGCATCGACAGCTGAAAAATTTGGCTATGATCCAGTTGCGGTAGTCCCAGTACGTACGGCAGGCGGCTCGATGTCAGCATATGCTTATACGCAATTTGATAACCCAGTGATTGTTGAAACAATACAGGCACATGCAGGTATTGATATTGGACAAACATTAATCGGTATGCATTTGAAAGCAGTAGCTGTTCCAGTTCGAACATCGGTAAAAATGGTAGGAGAAGCAGTTGTAACGATTGCAACAACACGTCCAAAGCTAATTGGCGGAGAACGTGCAGTATATAAATAA
- a CDS encoding F0F1 ATP synthase subunit delta, protein MSNSTVAKRYAQALFELAQQKNKLTEVGADLNELTKVMKESPDFLTLLSAPKFSIERKKQMVADIFTGATPEVLHTVQLLVEKKRVNEIKLIANAYAELAAQAQGMADATVFSTRALSAEESANISTAFAKLVGKQALNITNEIDPTLLGGIRVQIGNHIYDSSVVNKLERLKRELIG, encoded by the coding sequence ATGAGTAATTCAACTGTAGCAAAACGTTATGCTCAAGCGCTTTTTGAATTAGCGCAACAAAAAAACAAGCTTACTGAAGTTGGAGCAGACTTAAACGAACTAACAAAAGTAATGAAAGAATCTCCTGATTTTTTAACACTTTTAAGTGCGCCTAAGTTCTCCATCGAACGTAAAAAGCAAATGGTAGCTGATATTTTCACTGGTGCAACACCAGAAGTTTTACACACAGTTCAACTGCTAGTTGAGAAAAAACGTGTAAACGAGATTAAGCTAATTGCTAATGCATATGCTGAGCTTGCTGCACAAGCACAAGGTATGGCAGATGCAACAGTATTTTCAACACGTGCACTTTCTGCAGAAGAAAGCGCTAATATTTCGACAGCGTTTGCGAAACTTGTTGGAAAACAAGCATTAAACATTACAAACGAAATCGATCCAACTTTACTTGGTGGTATTCGTGTTCAAATCGGTAACCATATTTATGACAGCTCAGTAGTTAACAAACTAGAGCGTCTAAAACGTGAATTAATCGGTTAA
- the atpF gene encoding F0F1 ATP synthase subunit B yields MFLDNLVLGSGGASFNSGDIIATLVIFIVLMLLLKKFAWGPLMGIMQQREELVASEIEAAEKARKESHQFLEEQKSLLKEARTEAQSIVEGAKKQGELQKEEILTVARNEANRLKESALREIESEKEKAIAAVRDEVVSLSVLAASKVLSKEISEADNRALIEETIAKAGEAR; encoded by the coding sequence GTGTTTTTAGATAATCTTGTACTAGGTTCAGGCGGTGCTTCGTTTAATAGTGGAGATATCATCGCAACATTAGTTATTTTCATAGTATTAATGTTACTACTTAAGAAATTCGCTTGGGGTCCACTTATGGGCATCATGCAACAACGTGAAGAATTAGTAGCGAGTGAAATCGAAGCAGCTGAAAAAGCGCGCAAAGAATCGCACCAATTTTTAGAAGAACAAAAGAGCCTTCTTAAGGAAGCTCGTACAGAAGCACAATCGATTGTTGAGGGCGCTAAGAAGCAAGGCGAACTACAAAAAGAAGAAATTCTTACTGTAGCACGCAATGAAGCAAATCGCTTAAAAGAATCGGCTTTACGTGAAATTGAGTCTGAAAAAGAAAAAGCTATTGCAGCTGTACGTGATGAAGTCGTTTCATTATCTGTACTTGCAGCATCTAAAGTCCTTAGCAAAGAGATTTCTGAGGCAGACAACCGTGCTCTTATTGAAGAGACGATTGCGAAGGCAGGGGAAGCTCGATGA
- the rpiB gene encoding ribose 5-phosphate isomerase B — translation MRIAISSDHGGNNLRREIMQLLDELHISYEDFGPQSADSVDYPDYAKPVSEGVANGEFDKGILICGTGIGMSIAANKVKGIRCALVHDVFSAKATRCHNDSNILAMGERVIGPGLAREIVQTWLETDFEGGRHTRRIEKITELEQ, via the coding sequence GTGAGAATAGCAATTTCTTCTGATCACGGAGGCAATAACTTACGTCGTGAGATTATGCAGCTATTAGATGAACTTCACATTAGCTACGAAGATTTTGGTCCACAATCTGCGGATTCAGTAGACTATCCAGACTATGCAAAACCTGTATCTGAGGGTGTTGCTAACGGAGAATTTGATAAAGGTATTTTAATTTGTGGCACAGGCATTGGTATGTCCATTGCCGCTAACAAGGTTAAGGGCATTCGTTGTGCGTTAGTACATGATGTATTTAGTGCCAAGGCAACGCGTTGCCATAACGACTCAAATATTTTAGCGATGGGTGAACGTGTTATTGGTCCAGGCCTTGCACGTGAAATCGTACAAACATGGCTAGAAACAGATTTTGAAGGCGGCCGTCATACACGCCGCATTGAAAAAATTACTGAACTAGAGCAATAG
- a CDS encoding methyl-accepting chemotaxis protein — MKKQFGLRLKLVLFVSVLALITYSVSFIFIEFLQPTFFPDTNRKVFEVITYALGITWSGILAAFLSVILIKPLQQLEHSATLVAEGKIGQDVQMPNTNDEIRSVAEAFQQMVLNLRQMVESIDHNFQQTNQSIIQLSDEAGVATKKAEGIASTVKHISTGAEASATAVQDTAEAIEDVRTLATEVNSRAEASASQTKEILHNLSTTTKAIETLVNSIQQIATGNSEALKSIHALEENAGQVERIISLVGDIAAQTNLLALNASIEAARAGEHGKGFAVVAEEVRGLADESAKAVQGITALIQSMQQNVEVVVKQMNEQVAFATKEADRVSETTTAVENMASNVHEMAASIVEISSLIEQQMHNIETTARQSQEVAAIAEQTSAGAQEVRSAAEEQAYAIEQVEHLAQSLKKQSEALHKMIQQFDRQA, encoded by the coding sequence ATGAAAAAACAATTTGGTTTACGACTAAAGTTGGTATTATTTGTTAGTGTTCTTGCGCTAATCACCTACAGTGTCAGTTTTATATTCATTGAGTTTTTACAACCTACCTTCTTCCCTGACACTAACAGGAAAGTTTTTGAAGTGATTACTTACGCGTTAGGCATAACATGGTCAGGTATACTAGCTGCCTTTTTAAGTGTAATTCTCATCAAGCCATTACAGCAGCTTGAGCATTCAGCAACACTTGTGGCAGAAGGAAAAATAGGGCAGGATGTCCAAATGCCTAATACAAATGATGAGATTCGATCAGTTGCAGAGGCATTCCAACAAATGGTGTTAAACTTGCGCCAAATGGTGGAAAGTATTGATCATAACTTCCAACAAACAAATCAATCAATTATTCAGCTATCCGATGAGGCAGGCGTGGCAACAAAAAAGGCAGAGGGTATTGCGTCTACAGTAAAGCATATTTCTACTGGAGCAGAAGCATCAGCAACAGCTGTACAAGATACTGCTGAAGCAATTGAAGATGTAAGAACGCTTGCAACAGAAGTAAATAGTAGAGCAGAGGCATCAGCATCACAAACGAAAGAGATTCTACATAATTTATCGACGACAACAAAAGCCATTGAAACATTAGTGAATAGTATTCAACAAATTGCGACAGGCAATAGTGAAGCATTAAAGAGCATTCATGCGCTAGAAGAAAATGCGGGACAGGTAGAACGTATAATTAGCTTAGTTGGTGACATTGCGGCACAAACCAATCTATTGGCACTAAACGCCTCTATAGAAGCTGCACGTGCAGGGGAGCATGGAAAGGGCTTTGCGGTAGTAGCTGAGGAAGTTCGTGGTTTGGCTGATGAAAGTGCGAAAGCTGTGCAAGGGATTACAGCTTTAATTCAATCCATGCAGCAAAATGTAGAAGTAGTTGTGAAACAAATGAACGAACAAGTGGCCTTTGCTACAAAGGAAGCCGATCGAGTTTCTGAAACAACGACAGCAGTAGAAAATATGGCTTCTAATGTACATGAAATGGCAGCATCAATTGTTGAGATTTCTTCTTTAATCGAACAGCAAATGCATAATATTGAAACGACAGCGCGACAATCACAGGAAGTTGCTGCCATTGCGGAACAAACGTCAGCAGGTGCACAGGAAGTTCGTAGTGCCGCTGAAGAGCAAGCCTACGCAATTGAACAGGTAGAGCATCTAGCTCAAAGTTTGAAAAAGCAATCGGAAGCACTGCATAAAATGATTCAACAATTTGATAGACAAGCATAG
- the atpE gene encoding F0F1 ATP synthase subunit C, with translation MTGSLGLLAAAIAIGLGALGAGIGNGLIVSKTVEGIARQPEARGVLQTTMFIGVALVEALPIIAVVVAFIVMNK, from the coding sequence ATGACAGGTTCATTAGGTTTATTAGCAGCAGCAATCGCAATCGGTTTAGGTGCACTTGGTGCAGGTATTGGTAACGGTCTTATCGTATCAAAAACAGTAGAAGGTATCGCTCGCCAACCAGAAGCTCGTGGCGTTCTTCAAACTACAATGTTCATCGGGGTTGCATTAGTTGAAGCCCTACCGATCATCGCAGTAGTAGTAGCATTCATCGTAATGAACAAATAA